A genomic segment from Thiomicrorhabdus aquaedulcis encodes:
- a CDS encoding histidine phosphatase family protein, whose protein sequence is MKKWITLTLFTLFFTFRPAMASDEFKSVVIANAQLIEQVRQGGYVIYMRHGKTDTAQPDQAPINLSDCTTQRPLSQEGLAELKQISTYFKLLALPYEPPLVSPLCRAMRTAEIVFGQPIKVDINLQYTAALTTRQKQPIIKRTLELLSEPVASGTNRILVAHGPNLVEMMKYFPPEGSMVFFRPMGAQGFEYLATITPNDWLDLLKQLGQ, encoded by the coding sequence ATGAAGAAATGGATTACGCTCACTTTATTCACTTTATTTTTTACCTTTCGCCCGGCCATGGCGAGCGATGAGTTTAAATCGGTTGTGATTGCCAACGCTCAATTAATTGAGCAAGTGCGCCAAGGCGGCTATGTAATTTATATGCGTCATGGCAAAACAGATACAGCACAACCCGACCAAGCGCCCATCAACCTGAGCGATTGCACTACGCAACGCCCATTATCGCAAGAGGGATTAGCCGAATTAAAGCAAATTTCGACTTACTTTAAATTGCTTGCTTTACCTTATGAACCGCCTCTTGTGAGTCCTTTATGTCGTGCCATGCGAACGGCCGAAATTGTCTTTGGTCAACCTATTAAAGTTGATATCAATTTACAGTATACCGCTGCGCTCACAACCCGCCAAAAGCAGCCCATTATTAAACGCACACTTGAATTACTCTCTGAGCCAGTGGCCAGCGGAACCAATCGTATTTTAGTGGCACATGGCCCTAACTTGGTTGAAATGATGAAATACTTTCCACCAGAAGGAAGTATGGTTTTCTTTCGACCCATGGGCGCACAAGGTTTTGAATATTTAGCCACCATTACACCCAATGATTGGCTCGACTTGCTTAAACAGTTGGGGCAATAA